A single genomic interval of Zingiber officinale cultivar Zhangliang chromosome 4A, Zo_v1.1, whole genome shotgun sequence harbors:
- the LOC121970536 gene encoding dynein light chain LC6, flagellar outer arm-like, translating to MLEGKAMIQDTDMPLEMQLQAMPFACEALDLFDVLDCRSIAGHIKKEFDVVYGPGWQCVVGSNFGCFFTHSKGTFIYFCLESLNFLVFKGASA from the exons ATGTTGGAAGGCAAGGCGATGATCCAAGACACAGACATGCCATTGGAGATGCAGCTCCAAGCCATGCCCTTCGCCTGCGAAGCTCTTGACCTCTTCGACGTCTTGGACTGCAGAAGCatcgccggccacattaagaag GAATTTGATGTTGTGTACGGACCTGGATGGCAGTGCGTTGTGGGATCAAATTTTGGATGTTTTTTCACACACTCGAAGGGGACCTTCATCTACTTCTGCTTGGAGTCGCTCAACTTCCTTGTTTTTAAAGGAGCTTCTGCATAG